GTCAACGCAGTAGAAGCGTCCCTCAAACATTAAGGCTGCCAGTGCCCCATCACCGTTGTCCTTTACCGACGTCCAGTGGTCGTCGCCGGGCTTGGCCGTGGCAAGCAGGTCAAGCATGTTGAAGCAGAGGACAAATGTGGAACCATCACTGGCAACACCAGAGCCCCACGCAATGAATTCGGTGTCGAAAAGTTCATTACTCTCGTCAAGTATGCCCATGTCCTTGAACTTGGAGGGCAGCAGTGAGGTGAGCGGCGGCAACTCTGTGAGTTGTCGGGTGAGCGGGTTGAGGAGGCGGACGTGGTTGCGTTGGTGGACCAGGAGAAGGAGGCCCTCGGGGGTGACGGCCAGCAACTTATGGTCATGGAGCTCCGGGATGTCGACCTGGACGCACTCGGCGGTGGATGTGTTGAGGAAGCAGCGGCGTTCCGGCGCGGCGAGTTCCTCCCGGAGCATGATCCACCGCCGGGGATGGAAGCGGCGGTCCAGGCCGTCGTGCGCGTGCGGGTCCACGGAGCACCGCCGCCACGGGCGGCACACGGCGTGGAAGCGGAGAAAGTCGGCGACGTCGTAGGCGAGGACGCGCTCCGCGATCAGCCCGCCGGCCCATCGCCAAGAGCCGCCCAGTCCCTCTCCCTCCTGCATCTGGGCAAAGCGGATCAGATCGgaatcatcatcctcatcttacCAGAAGTGAATTGAATTTGAGTGGGAAACAGACCTCGAGGAGCCGGCGAGGTCCATGTCTACTTCTCTACGCTGGTCCACGGGTAGGGAAGAAGACCAACTGCAACCAGGCTGCTCCTGTCCCCGCCTGAatgtgcgccgccgccgccgtcgggaGGAGTGGTGGAGGGCGAGAGGTCCGGCTCGCCGTGTTTGTGATGGATGGGCCGGGCCAGTTCTCGGGACTGGCCTATTGCTTGTGGTCCGATAGAGAGCTAAAAAACGTAGTACTGTTTTAAGCTATACGAAATTACGGATTACTATTTCCAAAAGGCGAGTACTGggcgccggcgcaccggcccaAAATTTCGGCCGGTCGGCCACCCACCGTCCGATTGGCCCGCATCTGGCCGTTAGATCAAGTCAACACGACCCCCTTCCACCTCATCCTTCTTCCTCGACTCTCCTCTGCATCATCATCGCGCGTGATGTCCGCCTTGCCGCGAGCACCCGTCCAACCGTCCTGCAGCGCTCGAGTCCCCACCCCCTGACCGCATCTCCGCCACGTTGTCGCGGCACAGCTTGCTTGCCACCCCTCGCCGCATGGCCGCCGGAGTTACATCATGACTTCCGTTGGACCCTCCAGACTGCCTTCCATTGACGATTGCAGCTCTCGCACCGCTGGTTCGAGCATACGGTCACCGTGGTTGCAGCGTCCCATTGTCACGGCCACCGCCGTCCCTCGCTCGTCGTCGTAGGCATGCATCACCGTGTGCTGGCAAAATAACATAATCAACAAAAAAATCTGGTTCATCGCTGGTGGCAGCAAAAATAATCGCGGGTGCTAGCAAAACAAAATCACGGTTCCAGCAAAAAACAAGAACACTTCGCTGTTCGCCGTCGCAGCAAAAAAATACCCGCAAAACAAATGGGTCACCGTCTTCCTTGATTGTAGCTCCGTCCACTATCATTGAAGCTCCCGAAAAAGCTGGTTCCAGCAATTAGCGCCGCCGATTCCAGCAAAAAAGAGCACCACCAGTCGCCGGTCGTAGCAGTTGCCCCCGGTAGTAGCAAAAATTCTTGCCGGTTCCAGCAATTATTTTTGCCGGTCCCAGCAAAATGATTTCGACACCATCTGGTTCCAGCGTCGGTCCATGGTGGTTGTAGCTTTTTTGCCATGTGGTTCCAACAAAAACTATCTCCGGTTGCAGCACCGGATCCCCCCGTCTTCACCTCCGGCAGCTGCTGGTTGTAGCAACCATGGCTACTGGTTCCAGCATCGCTGGACTCCCATTGCAGCATCACCGGAGGAGAGGACGGCGAGAGAGACAGAGAAGAGGAGGGGATAGCTCAGGCAaagcagaggaagaagagaagCGTGTGTGGATGAGAACGATCTGCGAGAGGAGATAAGGTAGAGAAAGAGCGGTTTGCGGGCCCACAAGAAAAGCGGCGATGTGTCGTTCGTCTGGAGACCTACAGTCTATTTTGATCAAACGCACGCTGCGGGACCGGCCGAACGCTCGGCCGGTCGACTGTACGCAAACATTTCCCTTTCGAAAAACATAGTGTGAGAAATGTCGATGGCGCATAGTAGTGAGAGAAAAACATAGTGCTCTTTGTAGAAAAGTCCAAATTCAGTCAAAATAAGGAAAATAGCAAGAAGAAAATTCTGGGCCGGCAGGCGCGGGAGCGTGCTCATTAAGAAGAGTGATGGCGCATTCACAAGTCACAACGTGGGCAAGGCGCTTCTCCTGAAGGAAAGAGCCGCGGATGTGGGAAACCGTCCATTCCGCCGCCTTGGCAGAGACGCTGGAGGTTCTGCCGCTGAGCTCCTAGTTGAGGCCGGTGAGCGTATGGATCATCAGGGCAACGTCGGTGACTTCATTGACGGGGTTGCCGATGTCATGCAGGGTTTCAGAGAGGGATTTGAGGCGGCCGCGGTAGGAAATTCTTGTGGAAATCCTGTTGAGCATACACCGTGAGGTACTTGCGGCTGTGGAGGAAGATCACATTGATGGACGTTTACAAGGTGTATGCCGTATGTTCCCACTAGATGACAATCTTGAGGATCTCCTTGCAGATGGCGACGTTTTTCCAAGAGACAGTGAAGAAATATGTCTTTGTCCAAATCAGGTCGAAACGGCTGGAATGCGTGTCAATAGGGGGTTTGTTGCCGCGGCCGGCCGAATCGGCGATGGTGTTGGAACCTGGGAAACCAGGCCTAAGACACGAAGAACACCGACAGGAGGAGACGATGCATGGCCCGTACCCAAGGGAGTAGCCACGGCCGATGGCAGCAACCATGTTGGAGAACACTACGCGGGCTACGACTGCGTGCTTCATCGTGCCACCACCGTGGCATGTGCTCTGCTGCCGGTAAGATGCGGTAAGGAGTGGTTGGCGGTCGTATGAAGGGGGAGACaagtttttcttttttgaggggGACAAGTGATGGCTAGGGTAGTAGGATTACGTAATTGGGGTAGTGATATACTGTTGTGGTGGATTGCTAGGCTGGGCCTCATTTCTATGCTTGGCGAGAGGCCACAGCCCACAGACGTAGAGAAGTTGGAGATAGCATATAGAACAATTAATTGGCCATTCTCGGCCTGGGCCAGGCTAATTTTGAGCGGTAAACTAAAGCCCGACGGATCGAAAGTTGCTGCCGGTTGCAAATTGAAGCTTGGGCCCGGTCCAAATAACATGCCCCGCCTGGGTTTTTTGGGTCGAGTTGTTAGGCCGGTTGCCTAGGTTAAGGAGCTCTTTCGAGGAAAATATGAACTCAGACACACAGACACCATGTAAGAGATTCTTGAAGAAAAAGACACCATGTAAGAGACAAGGAAAGCACCCAACACACGTTGTATATTGATCTCATATATGAATACAAATATACTGTGTACAGGAGAGGCACGTCTATCGTGGCTAACCAAGTCCAGAAAA
The Aegilops tauschii subsp. strangulata cultivar AL8/78 chromosome 3, Aet v6.0, whole genome shotgun sequence genome window above contains:
- the LOC109758106 gene encoding uncharacterized protein, coding for MQEGEGLGGSWRWAGGLIAERVLAYDVADFLRFHAVCRPWRRCSVDPHAHDGLDRRFHPRRWIMLREELAAPERRCFLNTSTAECVQVDIPELHDHKLLAVTPEGLLLLVHQRNHVRLLNPLTRQLTELPPLTSLLPSKFKDMGILDESNELFDTEFIAWGSGVASDGSTFVLCFNMLDLLATAKPGDDHWTSVKDNGDGALAALMFEGRFYCVDNNGVMVLETGADHPPRLEVAAKMDSIYAKMENMDDSEFEDNFHLVDNCGELMLVHRWGGVTAENKSCCFYDPYRVDLDNGTLFPVKSLGGSAGCVVFIGMHSSLSVSLDVFPSGSIIADTIYLSFDDVGEREWLEVGAYHLTDGSIQRPCTYSSGLVPRPHTLVDCLSLSNTVRGLTPFP